In Leptospira harrisiae, a genomic segment contains:
- a CDS encoding acetyl-CoA acetyltransferase: protein MSEKVFVLGGEQTDFQRNWTKEGKTFMSMMREVLDDALEKVGISYDEIKRLNKENRVAVFVGNFDAEQYANQGHLGAFLTEVNPALFGVPGARYEAACASGSVALDAAITHIRAEDYDLAIVLGVEVMKTVSSSVGGDFLGTAAYYEKEAKGVQFPFPKLFGKLADVILERYELKEERFMDALAEISRINYANAKRNPKAQTRTWFMNKEHAMARGGDNNMAVGGRLCITDCSQVTDGAAVTLLASKSYTKEYAKKTGRKFDDIPRIKGWGHRVAPITFEAKKLESVGDKYILPWTRQTVKDAYKRADLDVKNIDVFETHDCFTSSEYAAISAFGISEPGKEHIAIEDGTIDFGGKKPINPSGGLIGVGHPVGASGVRMMLDLYKQVTNTAGDYQVKGAKNGLMLNIGGSATTNFVFILGK, encoded by the coding sequence ATGAGTGAAAAAGTATTCGTATTAGGCGGAGAACAAACCGACTTCCAAAGAAACTGGACAAAAGAAGGAAAAACCTTCATGTCCATGATGCGTGAAGTATTAGATGATGCTCTTGAAAAAGTGGGCATCAGTTATGATGAAATCAAACGATTGAACAAAGAAAACCGTGTGGCTGTGTTTGTTGGTAACTTCGATGCTGAACAGTATGCCAACCAAGGCCACTTGGGTGCTTTTTTAACAGAAGTAAACCCAGCTCTTTTTGGAGTTCCTGGTGCACGTTACGAAGCAGCTTGTGCTTCTGGTTCCGTTGCCCTTGATGCTGCCATCACACATATCCGTGCGGAAGATTACGATCTAGCGATTGTTCTTGGTGTGGAAGTGATGAAAACTGTATCTTCTTCTGTGGGTGGTGACTTCCTAGGAACAGCTGCATATTACGAAAAAGAAGCGAAGGGAGTTCAATTTCCTTTCCCTAAACTTTTCGGAAAACTAGCAGATGTCATCCTCGAACGTTACGAACTCAAAGAAGAACGTTTTATGGATGCTCTTGCAGAAATTTCACGTATCAACTACGCAAACGCAAAACGTAACCCAAAAGCACAAACTCGCACATGGTTCATGAACAAAGAACATGCGATGGCTCGTGGTGGTGATAACAATATGGCTGTGGGTGGAAGACTTTGTATCACTGACTGTTCACAAGTAACAGACGGTGCTGCTGTCACTCTTCTAGCATCTAAAAGTTATACAAAAGAATACGCTAAAAAAACTGGTCGTAAATTTGATGACATCCCTCGCATCAAAGGTTGGGGACACCGAGTGGCACCAATTACGTTTGAAGCAAAAAAACTAGAATCCGTTGGGGACAAATACATCCTTCCATGGACTCGCCAAACAGTAAAAGATGCTTACAAACGTGCTGATTTAGATGTAAAAAACATTGATGTGTTCGAAACACATGACTGTTTTACTTCTTCTGAATATGCTGCGATTTCTGCATTCGGAATCTCTGAACCAGGGAAAGAACACATTGCCATCGAAGATGGAACCATTGACTTTGGTGGTAAAAAACCAATCAATCCATCTGGTGGACTCATTGGTGTGGGTCACCCAGTAGGTGCATCCGGTGTTCGAATGATGCTCGATCTCTACAAACAAGTCACAAACACGGCAGGAGACTACCAAGTAAAAGGAGCTAAGAATGGTCTTATGCTCAACATCGGTGGATCTGCGACTACAAACTTCGTGTTTATCTTAGGTAAATAG